One genomic segment of Sminthopsis crassicaudata isolate SCR6 chromosome 4, ASM4859323v1, whole genome shotgun sequence includes these proteins:
- the RPRML gene encoding reprimo-like protein, with protein sequence MNWTFLNESALAPGGSGGGGGAYGNQSQGLDTWLGCCPGTPPLVASDGIPAGLAPDERSLWVSRVAQIAVLCVLSLTVIFGIFFLGCNLLIKSESMINFLVQERRPSKDVGAAIMGLY encoded by the coding sequence ATGAACTGGACCTTCTTGAATGAGAGCGCCCTGGCACCGGGAGGCAGCGGAGGCGGAGGAGGCGCCTACGGCAACCAGAGCCAAGGGCTGGACACGTGGCTGGGCTGCTGTCCCGGAACCCCCCCGCTGGTGGCGAGCGACGGGATCCCGGCGGGTCTGGCCCCCGACGAGCGGAGCCTGTGGGTGTCTCGAGTGGCGCAGATCGCAGTCCTCTGCGTGCTCTCCCTCACGGTGATCTTTGGCATCTTCTTCCTGGGCTGCAACCTACTCATCAAGTCGGAAAGCATGATTAACTTTCTAGTGCAGGAGAGGAGACCCTCCAAGGACGTGGGCGCGGCCATCATGGGGCTTTACTGA